One window of Channa argus isolate prfri chromosome 4, Channa argus male v1.0, whole genome shotgun sequence genomic DNA carries:
- the cnot1 gene encoding CCR4-NOT transcription complex subunit 1 isoform X10, which yields MNLDSLSLALSQISYLVDNLTKKNYRASQQEIQHILNRHGPEADRHLLRCLFSHVDFSGDGKSSGKDFHQTQFLIQECVSLISKPNFISTLCYAIDNPLHYQKSLKPSAHLFTQLSKVLKLSKVQEVIFGLALLNSSNADLRGFAAQFIKQKLPDLLRSYVDADLGGNQEGGFQDIAIEVLHLLLSHLLFGQKGASGVGQEQIDAFLKTLCRDFPQERCPVVLAPLLYPEKRDILMDRILPDSGEFAKTIMESSLAEFMQEVGYGFCANVDECRNIILQYGVREVTASQVARVLGMMARTHSGLTDGIPLQSISAPGSGIWSDGKDKNDGSQAHTWNVEVLIDVVKEVNPNLNFKEVTYELDHPGFIIRDSKGLQIVVYGIQRGLGVEVFPVDLIYRPWKHAEGQLSFIQHSLMNPEVFCFADYPCHTVAIDILKAPPEDDNREIATWKSLDLVESMLRLSEVGQYEQVKQLFGFPIKHCPDMLVLALLQISTSWHTLRHELISTLMPIFLGNHPNSAIILHYAWHGQGQSPSIRQLIMHSMAEWYMRGEQYDQAKLSRILDVAQDLKSLSMLLNGTPFAFVIDLAALASRREYLKLDKWLTDKIREHGEPFIQACVTFLKRRCPSIMGGLAPDKDQPKSAQLPPETLATMLACLQSCAGNVSQELSETILTMVANCSNVMNKARQPPPGVMPKGRAPSTSSLDAISPVQMDPLSGMGSLNLGNTATSHTQSMQGFPTSLSSAFSNPQSPAKAFPPLSNTNPSTPFGGIGTLSSQLPGPLGSGIGSGIGSSLGMPPVSTDPFGNRKMSTPGLNPPTFQQSKMKASDLSQVWPEANQHFSKEIDDEANSYFQRIYNHPPHPTMSVDEVLEMLQRFKDSTIKREREVFNCMLRNLFEEYRFFPQYPDKELHITACLFGGIIEKGLVTYMALGLALRYVLEALRKPYGSKMYYFGIAALDRFKNRLKDYPQYCQHLASIGHFLQFPHHLQECVQYIEYGQQSRDPPVKMQGSITTPGSLALAQVQAQAQSQQVSGPKAPQPGQTSTLVTTTTTTTTAAKTTTITRPTPSSFKKDVPPSINTTNIDTLLVATDQTERIVEPPENVQEKIAFIFNNLSQSNMTQKVEELKETVKEEFMPWVSQYLVMKRVSIEPNFHSLYSNFLDTLKNPEFVKMVLNETYRNIKVLLTSDKAAANFSDRSLLKNLGHWLGMITLAKNKPILYTDLEVKSLLLEAYVKGQQELLYVVPFVAKVLESSLRSMVFRPQNPWTMAIMNVLAELHQEHDLKLNLKFEIEVLCKNLSLDINELKPGNLLKDKEKLKNLEEQLSAPKKEAKPPEEMLPVSTTGDFVPFAAPPSTPAATTTTCTTTGPPTPQFSYHDINVYALAGLAPHININVNIPLLQAHPQLKQCVRQSVERAVQELVHPVVDRSIKIAMTTCEQIIRKDFALDSEESRMRVAAHHMMRNLTAGMAMITCREPLLMSIATNLKNSFAAALRAPTPQQREMMEEAAARIAQDNCELACCFIQKTAVEKAGPEMDKRLATEFELRKHARQEGRRYCDPVVLTYQAERMPEQIRLKVGGVDPKQMAVYEEFARNVPGFLPSNDLSQPTGFLAQPMKQQAWATDDVAQIYDKCIADLEQHLHAIPPSHGINNLTQSLRSLLEAVALARNSRDGIAALGLLQKAVEGLLDATSGADADLLLRYRECHLLVLKALQDGRAYGPQWCNKQITRCLIECRDEYKYNVEAVELLIRNHLVNMQQYDLHLAQSMENGLHYMAVAFAMQLVKLLLVDERSVSHVTEADLFHTIETLMRTCAHSRANAPEGLPQLMDVVRSNYEAMIDRAHSGPNFMMHSGISQASEYDDPPGLREKAEYLLREWVNLYHSAAAGRDSTKAFSAFVGQMHQQGILKTDDLITRFFRLCTEMCVEISYRAQAEQQHNPAASAAIIRAKCYHNLDAFVRLIALLVKHSGEATNTVTKINLLNKVLGIVVGVLIQDHDVRQTEFQQLPYHRIFIMLLLELNAPEHVLETINFQTLTAFCNTFHILRPTKAPGFVYAWLELISHRIFIARMLAHTPQQKGWPMYAQLLIDLFKYLAPFLRNVELNKPMQILYKGTLRVLLVLLHDFPEFLCDYHYGFCDVIPPNCIQLRNLILSAFPRNMRLPDPFTPNLKVDMLSEINIAPRILTNFTGVMPSQFKKDLDSYLKTRSPVTFLSELRSNLQVSNEPGNRYNIQLINALVLYVGTQAIAHIHNKGSTPSMSTITHSAHMDIFQNLAVDLDTEGRYLFLNAIANQLRYPNSHTHYFSCTMLYLFAEANTEAIQEQITRVLLERLIVNRPHPWGLLITFIELIKNPAFKFWSHDFVHCAPEIEKLFQSVAQCCMGQKQAQQVMEGTGAS from the exons ATGAATCTTGACTCGCTTTCGCTGGCTTTGTCTCAAATCAGCTATCTGGTGGAcaatttaacaaagaaaaactacCGAGCCAGCCAGCAAGAAATACAGCAT ATTTTAAATCGTCACGGACCTGAGGCAGACAGGCATCTTTTACGCTGTCTCTTCTCCCATGTGGATTTTAGTGGCGATGGTAAAAGTAGTGGCAAGGACTTTCACCAG ACACAGTTTCTGATCCAGGAGTGTGTCTCGTTGATATCAAAGCCAAACTTTATCTCTACTCTGTGCTACGCCATTGACAATCCCCTGCACTACCAGAAG AGTTTGAAGCCATCGGCACACTTATTTACTCAACTAAGTAAAGTTCTTAAGCTCAGCAAGGTCCAGGAG gttATATTTGGCCTTGCTTTGCTCAATTCCAGTAACGCAGACCTTCGTGGTTTTG CTGCACAGTTTATTAAACAGAAACTTCCAGACCTTCTGAGGTCATACGTTGACGCAGATCTCGGAGGAAATCAGGAAGGTGGCTTCCAAGACATTGCCATAGAAGTCTTGCACCTACTGCTCTCCCATCTACTGTTTGGCCAGAAGGGAGCCAGTGGAGTAGGGCAAGAGCAAATTGACGCCTTCCTCAAGACACTTTGCCGAG ATTTCCCCCAAGAGCGTTGTCCTGTGGTGCTTGCACCACTGCTTTACCCTGAAAAACGGGACATTCTGATGGACAGGATCCTGCCAGACTCAGGGGAGTTCGCTAAGACCATAATGGAGAGTTCTCTTGCAGAATTCATGCAAGAAGTTGGCTATGGCTTCTGTGCTAA TGTGGATGAGTGCAGAAACATAATCCTCCAGTATGGGGTGAGGGAAGTGACAGCCAGCCAGGTAGCCAGGGTCCTGGGCATGATGGCTCGTACACATTCTGGTCTAACTGACGGGATCCCACTACAG tcTATTTCAGCTCCAGGAAGTGGTATCTGGAGTGACGGCAAGGATAAGAACGATGGCTCGCAGGCACACACATGGAATGTTGAGGTTCTTATTGATGTAGTCAAAGAAGTG AATCCCAACTTGAACTTCAAAGAGGTGACATATGAACTGGACCACCCGGGCTTTATAATCCGTGACAGTAAAGGCCTACAAATAGTAGTGTATGGCATACAGAGGGGGTTGGGAGTGGAAGTCTTTCCTGTTGACCTCATCTATCGACCATGGAAACATGCAGAAGGACAA ttgtCATTCATTCAGCACTCTTTGATGAACCCAGAGGTGTTTTGCTTTGCTGACTACCCTTGCCACACTGTGGCAATTGACATCCTTAAGGCCCCACCAGAGGATGACAACCGGGAGATTGCCACCTG GAAAAGTTTAGACCTGGTGGAGAGCATGCTGAGGCTCTCTGAGGTGGGCCAGTATGAGCAGGTGAAGCAGCTGTTTGGTTTTCCAATCAAGCATTGCCCAGATATGTTGGTGTTGGCATTATTGCAGATCTCCACCTCCTGGCACACACTGCGCCATGAGCTCATCTCTACCCTTATGCCCATCTTTCTGGGCAACCACCCCAACTCTGCCATCATTCTGCACTATGCCTGGCATGGACAG GGACAGTCTCCCTCCATCCGCCAGTTAATTATGCATTCAATGGCTGAGTGGTACATGAGAGGGGAGCAGTATGATCAGGCCAAGCTGTCTCGCATCCTGGATGTAGCTCAGGACTTGAAG TCTCTGTCCATGCTGCTGAATGGTACTCCCTTTGCCTTTGTTATTGACCTTGCTGCACTTGCCTCTCGACGTGAATACCTCAAACTTGATAAATGGCTAACTGACAAAATCAGAGAGCATGGg gAACCTTTTATCCAGGCATGTGTAACATTCCTGAAGAGACGCTGCCCATCCATTATGGGGGGTTTGGCCCCAGACAAGGACCAGCCCAAAAGTGCCCAGCTGCCCCCAGAAACCTTAGCTACTATGCTGGCCTGCTTGCAGTCTTGTGCTGG GAATGTATCCCAGGAACTGTCAGAGACTATCCTGACCATGGTTGCTAACTGCAGCAATGTAATGAATAAAGCACGGCAGCCACCACCAGGAGTAATGCCAAAAGGGCGTGCCCCTAGCACCAGCAGCCTCGATGCCATCTCACCTGTACAG ATGGACCCTCTGTCTGGCATGGGTTCCTTGAACCTGGGTAACACAGCCACCTCACACACTCAGAGTATGCAGGGTTTCCCAACCTCACTGAGTTCAGCTTTCAGTAATCCCCAGTCCCCAGCAAAGGCCTTTCCGCCTCTCTCCAACACAAACCCCAGCACACCATTTGGGGGCATTGGCACCTTGTCCTCGCAGCTCCCTG gtCCCCTGGGTTCGGGCATAGGCTCTGGTATAGGTTCTAGTCTGGGGATGCCACCAGTAAGCACCGACCCTTTTGGCAACAGGAAGATGAGCACACCGGGCCTCAACCCGCCTACCTTTCAGCAGAGTAAGATGAAGGCCT ctgACCTTTCTCAGGTGTGGCCTGAAGCAAACCAGCACTTTAGCAAGGAGATAGACGACGAAGCAAACAGTTACTTCCAGCGAATCTACAACCACCCACCTCACCCAACAATGTCTGTGGATGAA GTACTGGAGATGCTTCAGAGATTCAAGGATTCAACCATCAAGCGTGAGCGAGAAGTGTTCAATTGTATGCTTCGGAACTTGTTTGAAGAATATCGATTCTTTCCCCAATATCCAGACAAGGAGCTGCACATCACAGCCTGTCTTTTTGGTGGCATTATTGAGAAGGGTCTTGTCACCTACATGGCCCTGGGCTTGGCACTCCGATATGTTCTTGAAGCTTTAAGAAAACCCTACGGatccaaaatgtattattttggaATTGCTGCCCTAGATAGGTTCAAAAACAg ACTGAAGGACTATCCTCAATATTGTCAACACCTGGCTTCAATTGGACACTTCTTACAATTCCCCCACCATTTACAAGA GTGTGTGCAGTATATCGAGTATGGTCAACAGTCACGGGACCCTCCGGTGAAGATGCAAGGCTCAATCACCACCCCAGGCAGCCTGGCACTGGCACAAGTTCAAGCTCAGGCCCAGTCACAGCAAGTTAGTGGCCCCAAAGCCCCACAGCCAGGTCAAACCAGCACTCTCGTCACTACGACAACAACTACCACCACAGCAGCTAAGACCACCACCATCACAAGACCAACACCCAGCAGCTTCAAAAAAGATGTGCCT CCCTCCATAAACACTACCAACATTGACACCCTGCTGGTAGCCACTGACCAAACGGAAAGGATTGTAGAGCCTCCAGAGAATGTACAGGAGAAGATTGCTTTTATCTTTAACAACCTTTCACAATCCAACATGACGCAGAAG GTTGAAGAGCTAAAAGAGACTGTGAAGGAGGAGTTTATGCCTTGGGTCTCTCAGTACCTTGTGATGAAGCGTGTCAGCATTGAGCCCAACTTCCACAGTCTATACTCAAACTTTCTGGACACACTGAAGAATCCAGAGTTTGTCAAGATGGTTCTTAATGAAACCTACAGGAatattaag GTCCTGTTGACCTCTGACAAGGCAGCTGCCAATTTCTCTGATCGCTCCCTGTTGAAGAACCTGGGCCACTGGCTGGGCATGATAACACTGGCCAAAAACAAACCTATCCTCTATACA GATCTAGAAGTCAAGTCTCTGTTACTGGAGGCCTATGTGAAAGGACAGCAGGAGTTACTTTATGTGGTTCCTTTTGTCGCAAAGGTTTTGGAGTCTAGTCTGCGGAGCATG GTTTTCAGACCCCAGAACCCCTGGACCATGGCCATCATGAATGTTCTGGCTGAGCTGCATCAGGAACATGACCTCAAG CTCAACTTAAAGTTTGAGATTGAAGTTCTTTGTAAGAACTTGTCTTTGGACATCAATGAGCTCAAACCAGGAAATCTGCTAAAGGATAAGGAGAAGTTAAAGAACCTGGAGGAGCAGCTATCTGCaccaaagaaagaagcaaagccCCCTGAGGAGATGCTGCCAGTTTCTACAACAG GAGACTTTGTTCCATTTGCAGCTCCTCCCTCAACTCCAGCTGCTACTACCACCACTTGCACAACCACAGGACCCCCAACCCCACAATTCAGTTACCACGATATCAATGTTTATGCCTTGGCAGGCCTGGCTccacacataaatataaatgtcaaC ATCCCTCTGCTACAGGCACATCCTCAGCTGAAGCAGTGTGTAAGGCAGTCGGTGGAGCGGGCTGTCCAGGAGCTGGTGCACCCTGTGGTTGACCGGTCTATCAAAATTGCCATGACAACTTGTGAGCAGATCATCAGGAAAGACTTTGCCCTGGATTCGGAGGAGTCCCGCATGCGTGTAGCTGCTCACCACATGATGAGAAACCTGACTGCTGGCATGGCCATGATCACCTGCCGTGAACCATTGCTCATGAGCATTGCCACCAATCTTAAGAACAGTTTTGCTGCTGCTCTTAGA GCACCGACACCCCAACAGAGGGAAATGATGGAGGAGGCTGCAGCCAGGATTGCTCAAGACAACTGTGAATTGGCTTGCTGTTTTATACAGAAAACTGCTGTAGAGAAGGCTGGACCTGAAATGGACAAACGACTAGCCACG GAGTTTGAACTGAGAAAGCATGCACGCCAAGAGGGACGTCGCTATTGTGACCCTGTTGTTCTGACTTATCAGGCTGAACGTATGCCTGAACAGATCAGACTTAAG GTGGGAGGAGTTGACCCTAAGCAAATGGCTGTATATGAGGAGTTTGCCAGGAACGTTCCAGGTTTCTTACCCAGTAACGATCTCTCCCAACCCACTGGCTTCTTAGCTCAGCCCATGAag CAACAGGCATGGGCCACAGATGATGTGGCTCAGATCTATGATAAGTGCATTGCTGATTTGGAGCAACATCTTCATGCCATCCCTCCTTCCCATGGAATAAACAATCTGACCCAGTCACTGCGCAGCCTGCTGGAAGCTGTTGCTTTGGCTAGAAACTCCAGGGATGGCATTGCTGCACTTGGGCTTCTGCAGAAG gcaGTGGAAGGTCTTCTGGATGCTACAAGTGGGGCTGATGCAGATTTGCTGCTTCGCTACAGAGAGTGCCACCTGCTGGTGCTTAAAGCCCTACAGGATGGACGTGCCTATGGACCACAATGGTGCAATAAGCAGATCACAAG GTGTCTGATTGAATGCCGTGATGAGTACAAATACAACGTTGAGGCAGTGGAGCTCCTGATCAGGAACCATCTTGTGAATATGCAGCAGTATGACCTGCACTTGGCACAG TCTATGGAGAATGGACTGCATTATATGGCAGTGGCATTTGCCATGCAGTTGGTGAAGCTGCTTCTGGTGGATGAACGAAGCGTCAGCCACGTCACAGAGGCTGACCTCTTCCACACAATTGAAACTTTGATGAGGACCTGTGCACATTCTAGAGCCAACGCACCTGAGGG CCTTCCCCAGCTGATGGATGTTGTCCGCTCCAACTATGAGGCCATGATTGATAGAGCTCACAGCGGACCCAACTTTATGATGCACTCTGGGATTTCACAGGCTTCAGAATATGATGATCCTCCAGGCCTAAGGGAGAAGGCAGAGTACCTCTTGAGAGAATGGGTTAACCTGTATCACTCAGCTGCTGCTGGCAGAGATAGCACCAAAGCCTTTTCTGCCTTTGTTGGCCAG ATGCACCAGCAGGGTATTCTGAAAACCGATGACCTGATCACAAGGTTTTTCCGGCTGTGCACAGAAATGTGCGTGGAGATAAGCTACCGGGCACAGGCTGAGCAGCAGCACAATCCGGCTGCTAGTGCAGCAATTATCAGAGCGAAGTGTTACCACAACCTGGATGCCTTTGTCAGGCTCATAGCCCTGTTGGTCAAACACTCTGGAGAGGCTACCAACACAGTGACAAAAATCAACCTCCTCAACAAG GTGCTGGGCATTGTGGTTGGGGTGTTGATCCAAGACCATGATGTTCGTCAGACAGAATTTCAGCAGCTGCCATACCACCGCATTTTTATCATGCTGCTTTTGGAGCTCAATGCCCCTGAACATGTCCTCGAGACCATTAACTTCCAGACACTCACTGCCTTCTG CAATACCTTTCACATCCTGAGACCTACTAAAGCACCTGGCTTTGTGTACGCCTGGCTGGAGCTCATCTCCCATCGAATCTTTATTGCCAGGATGcttgcacacacaccacagcagAAG GGTTGGCCAATGTATGCACAGCTGCTAATTGATCTGTTCAAGTACCTGGCCCCTTTCTTGAGGAATGTTGAGCTCAACAAACCTATGCAAATCCTCTACAAG GGCACACTGCGAGTGCTGCTGGTCCTGCTCCATGACTTCCCAGAGTTCCTGTGTGACTACCATTATGGCTTCTGTGATGTTATCCCACCCAACTGCATCCAGCTCCGCAACCTCATCCTCAGTGCCTTTCCACGCAACATGAGGCTCCCTGATCCTTTCACACCTAATCTAAAG GTTGACATGCTGAGTGAGATAAACATCGCTCCGCGCATCCTCACAAACTTTACAGGGGTTATGCCCTCCCAATTCAAGAAAGATCTGGATTCGTATCTCAAGACCCGCTCACCAGTCACTTTCCTGTCTGAGCTGCGCAGCAACCTGCAG GTATCTAATGAGCCAGGCAACCGCTACAACATCCAACTGATCAATGCTCTGGTGTTGTATGTAGGGACACAAGCAATTGCTCACATTCACAACAAGGGTAGCACCCCCTCCATGAGCACAATCACCCACTCTGCGCACATGGACATATTCCAGAATCTAGCTGTGGATTTGGACACAGAAG GGCGTTACCTTTTCTTGAATGCAATTGCCAATCAGCTGCGCTACCCCAACAGCCACACTCACTACTTCAGCTGCACCATGCTCTATTTGTTTGCTGAGGCCAACACAGAGGCCATCCAGGAGCAAATTACACG gGTTTTGTTGGAGAGGCTGATAGTGAACAGGCCACACCCCTGGGGTCTCCTAATCACCTTCATTGAGCTAATCAAGAATCCTGCCTTCAAGTTCTGGAGTCATGACTTTGTGCACTGTGCCCCTGAGATTGAAAA GCTGTTCCAGTCAGTAGCCCAATGCTGCATGGGACAAAAGCAGGCTCAGCAGGTGATGGAGGGCACTGGAGCCAGCTAG